In Meiothermus ruber DSM 1279, the following proteins share a genomic window:
- a CDS encoding thioesterase family protein: MKPIPPGYQASFETTVTEEMTVDFEHPDDPQLGKLHPVYATYWMAKHMELAGRKIILPFLEEGEEGIGSKVSVDHLASALPGMKVRIVAEHLRTEGNRVHAQCTAWNELGDQIGVGYTEQVILPRAKLLRIFEKLQARWQEQHK, encoded by the coding sequence ATGAAACCCATTCCCCCCGGCTATCAGGCCAGCTTCGAGACCACTGTCACCGAAGAGATGACCGTGGACTTCGAGCACCCCGACGACCCCCAACTGGGCAAGCTGCACCCGGTCTACGCCACTTACTGGATGGCCAAACACATGGAACTGGCCGGGCGCAAGATCATCCTGCCTTTCTTAGAAGAGGGCGAGGAGGGCATCGGCTCCAAGGTGAGCGTGGATCACCTGGCCTCGGCCCTGCCCGGCATGAAGGTGCGCATTGTGGCCGAGCACCTGCGCACCGAAGGCAACCGGGTGCACGCCCAGTGCACCGCCTGGAACGAGCTGGGCGACCAGATTGGGGTGGGCTACACCGAGCAGGTGATCCTGCCCAGGGCCAAGCTGCTGCGAATTTTCGAGAAGCTGCAGGCGCGCTGGCAGGAACAGCATAAGTGA
- a CDS encoding DUF58 domain-containing protein, translating into MLLRRPRKSQIEVTLEAEPTKAPPRPRELPTELLRRLEFRVLKRLDGFLFGDYTGFFYGPSLDLAEVREYQPGDEVRRIDWNVTARTGKIHIRQYREEKEVTVWLIVDLSASMRFGTRRVLKLEEALEFVGTAAAIAGRHGDKVGAIGFSEAGMRIVPPGTGRRQALRILHELYGLVAAHQGAVPGSKQRAKPVEQPSPAGGSLEQALEHAAKTLKRRVLLFVVSDFLSQNPEQEPLWASGLRRLAYRHDVVAVRIFDPAEKELPNAGELRLRDLESGEEIWIDTSDPRVRRAHAALVQAREAMLERTLRAAQVDALHLSTAQEIVEPLLKFTLRRRGRR; encoded by the coding sequence ATGCTGCTGCGACGACCGCGCAAGAGCCAGATCGAAGTCACCCTCGAGGCCGAACCCACGAAGGCCCCACCCCGCCCGCGCGAGCTGCCCACTGAGCTGCTGCGCAGGCTCGAGTTCCGGGTTTTGAAGCGGCTGGACGGGTTTTTGTTTGGCGACTACACCGGCTTTTTCTACGGCCCCAGCCTGGATCTGGCCGAGGTGCGGGAGTACCAGCCCGGCGACGAGGTGCGCCGCATAGACTGGAACGTGACCGCCCGCACCGGCAAAATCCACATCCGGCAGTACCGCGAAGAAAAAGAGGTCACGGTCTGGTTGATTGTCGATCTCTCGGCCTCGATGCGCTTTGGTACCCGGCGGGTGCTCAAGCTCGAGGAGGCCCTGGAGTTTGTGGGCACCGCGGCGGCCATTGCGGGGCGGCACGGCGACAAGGTGGGCGCTATAGGTTTTTCGGAAGCTGGGATGCGGATCGTACCGCCCGGTACGGGCCGGCGGCAGGCGCTGCGGATTCTACACGAGCTGTACGGACTGGTGGCCGCACACCAGGGGGCTGTTCCCGGCTCAAAACAGCGGGCAAAGCCGGTAGAACAACCCAGTCCTGCCGGTGGCTCGCTGGAACAGGCGCTCGAGCACGCGGCCAAAACCCTCAAGCGCCGGGTTCTGCTGTTTGTGGTCTCCGACTTTCTCAGTCAAAACCCCGAGCAGGAGCCCCTTTGGGCTTCTGGCCTGCGGCGGCTGGCCTATCGCCATGATGTGGTGGCGGTGCGCATCTTCGACCCTGCCGAAAAAGAGCTGCCCAACGCGGGCGAGCTACGCCTGCGCGACCTCGAGAGCGGTGAGGAGATCTGGATTGATACCAGCGACCCCAGGGTGCGCCGGGCCCATGCGGCTTTGGTGCAGGCCCGCGAAGCTATGCTCGAGCGCACCCTGCGGGCGGCCCAGGTGGATGCGCTGCACCTGTCTACCGCCCAGGAAATTGTGGAGCCGCTCCTCAAGTTCACCTTGCGCAGAAGGGGGCGAAGATGA
- a CDS encoding vWA domain-containing protein, protein MSLLWPWALALLLLVSLLVWLYGRALRPPSELVVLHPDAGALARSRKALGGWQHLPAGLYLLALLAAVLALARPSLPVWQADPKAAVVLAVDISLSMQATDVQPSRFEAARAALRTFIRELPEGLRLALVTFARDAHLVVPLTTDRGRLLEAVDFLQLNLGTAIGDAILESIQALPPLSERAEDPDPRRLATIILLTDGRSLGGVDPVVAAQEAARQQIRVHTIGIGRTTSGPVPGLPEVYAQAALFDEETLKEVARVGDGQYFYVDSAEKLKEAYRDLTRPLLWRIRQDEVTAIFALLSAALLLLSLGIAQMRRRVA, encoded by the coding sequence ATGAGCTTGCTGTGGCCCTGGGCGCTGGCGCTGTTGCTGCTGGTTTCCCTGCTGGTCTGGCTGTACGGGCGTGCTTTGCGGCCGCCCTCCGAGCTGGTGGTGCTGCACCCCGACGCGGGAGCGCTGGCCCGCTCTCGGAAAGCTCTTGGCGGATGGCAGCACCTCCCGGCTGGGCTGTATCTGCTGGCCTTGCTGGCAGCGGTGCTGGCCCTGGCCCGGCCCTCCCTGCCGGTGTGGCAGGCTGATCCCAAGGCGGCGGTGGTGCTGGCGGTGGATATCAGCCTCTCGATGCAGGCCACCGATGTGCAGCCCAGCCGCTTTGAGGCGGCCCGGGCGGCCCTGCGCACCTTCATCCGTGAGCTACCGGAGGGTTTGCGGCTGGCCCTGGTCACCTTTGCGCGGGATGCCCATCTGGTGGTGCCCCTCACCACCGACCGGGGGCGCTTGCTGGAGGCAGTGGATTTTTTGCAGTTGAACCTGGGCACGGCCATCGGCGATGCCATCCTGGAGAGCATCCAGGCCCTGCCCCCCCTTTCCGAGCGCGCCGAAGACCCCGACCCCAGGCGGCTGGCGACCATCATCCTGCTTACCGATGGGCGGAGTCTGGGTGGGGTTGACCCGGTGGTGGCGGCCCAGGAGGCGGCCCGCCAGCAGATCCGGGTGCACACCATCGGCATTGGCCGTACCACCAGCGGCCCGGTGCCGGGTCTGCCCGAGGTATACGCGCAGGCCGCGCTCTTCGACGAGGAGACCCTCAAAGAGGTGGCCCGGGTGGGCGATGGGCAGTACTTTTATGTCGATTCGGCGGAAAAGCTCAAAGAGGCCTACCGCGACCTGACCCGCCCGCTGCTGTGGCGCATCCGCCAGGACGAGGTCACGGCAATTTTTGCCTTGCTCTCGGCCGCGCTGCTGCTACTCAGCCTGGGGATAGCCCAGATGCGGCGCCGGGTGGCGTAA
- a CDS encoding LON peptidase substrate-binding domain-containing protein: MKRLPLFPLPETVVFPGLLIPLYIFEERYKQMVRDLLAQGEDQRRFVITLATAQGFRAVGGYVDLLAASENPDGTFNIVCRGGERCRVEGVGVFEKNLYQTTLDIPWPLERSARSEEIVVAWDAMEAFRSYMAGFADPSALEEAIANLPDDPLYQASFLCVNLRVSALDRQALLEAPSLIARLELAQTLMRQGSMAGSSAEA; this comes from the coding sequence GTGAAGCGCCTCCCCCTCTTCCCCCTGCCCGAGACCGTGGTTTTTCCAGGGCTGCTGATTCCGCTGTACATCTTCGAGGAGCGCTACAAGCAGATGGTGCGGGACTTGCTGGCCCAGGGCGAAGACCAGCGGCGCTTTGTGATTACCCTGGCTACCGCGCAGGGCTTCCGGGCGGTGGGGGGGTATGTGGACTTACTGGCGGCCTCGGAAAACCCCGACGGCACCTTCAACATCGTCTGCCGGGGTGGGGAGCGCTGCCGGGTGGAGGGGGTGGGGGTTTTTGAAAAGAACCTGTACCAGACCACCCTGGACATCCCCTGGCCCCTCGAGCGCAGCGCCCGCAGCGAGGAGATCGTGGTGGCCTGGGATGCCATGGAGGCTTTCCGCAGCTACATGGCTGGGTTCGCCGACCCCAGCGCCCTGGAAGAGGCCATCGCCAACCTGCCCGACGACCCCCTTTACCAGGCCTCTTTTCTGTGCGTGAACCTGCGGGTCTCGGCGCTGGATCGGCAGGCTTTGCTCGAGGCCCCTTCCCTTATCGCCCGGCTCGAGCTGGCCCAGACCCTCATGCGCCAGGGCTCAATGGCCGGCAGCAGCGCCGAGGCCTGA
- a CDS encoding phenylacetate--CoA ligase family protein, with the protein MFQPELETLPRPKLTELQNQRLREQVAYVYERVPFYRQALDEKGLKPSDIRGVEDLHKLPFTKKKDLRDTYPFGMFAVPRQELARIHASSGTTGKPTVVGYTKGDLEIFAEVVARSLAAAGGRPGMMLHNAYGYGLFTGGLGLHGGAEKLGMVVVPISGGMTDRQIMLIQDFKPEMIACTPSYAQTLAEEFKKRGITPEEISLQYAILGAEPWTEAIRQSVDEGLGVRATNIYGLSEIIGPGVSNEDVNEREGLSYIWEDHFYPEVVDPETGDPLPDGEVGVLVFTTLTKKAMPILRYWTGDLTYITREPGPSGRTHARMAQIRGRTDDMLIVRGVNVYPTQIEAVLKEIPEVVPHYQIVLTREGPMDELELKLEVAEPFFREIGQKVLSDEVIEADQRLAHLREKVARKIKDNVGLSVKVSLINPGTAPRSEGGKLKRVADLRKLR; encoded by the coding sequence ATGTTCCAGCCCGAACTCGAGACCCTTCCCCGCCCCAAGCTCACCGAACTGCAAAACCAGCGCTTGCGCGAGCAGGTCGCTTATGTGTACGAGCGGGTGCCCTTCTACCGGCAGGCCCTGGACGAGAAGGGGCTCAAACCCAGCGACATCCGGGGCGTAGAGGATTTGCACAAGCTGCCCTTCACCAAGAAAAAAGACCTGCGCGACACCTACCCCTTCGGGATGTTTGCCGTACCCCGCCAAGAGCTCGCCCGCATCCACGCCTCCAGCGGCACCACCGGCAAGCCCACCGTGGTGGGTTATACCAAAGGCGACCTGGAGATTTTCGCCGAGGTGGTGGCCCGCTCGCTGGCGGCCGCAGGGGGCCGGCCCGGCATGATGCTGCACAACGCCTACGGCTACGGGCTTTTTACCGGCGGGCTGGGCCTGCACGGCGGTGCAGAAAAGCTGGGCATGGTGGTGGTGCCCATCTCGGGCGGCATGACCGACCGACAGATCATGCTCATTCAGGACTTCAAGCCCGAGATGATCGCCTGCACCCCCTCCTATGCCCAGACCCTGGCCGAGGAGTTCAAAAAGCGCGGTATCACGCCCGAGGAGATCAGCCTGCAGTACGCCATCCTGGGGGCCGAACCCTGGACCGAGGCCATCCGCCAGAGCGTGGACGAGGGGCTGGGGGTCAGGGCCACCAACATCTACGGCCTCTCGGAGATCATCGGGCCGGGGGTTTCCAACGAGGACGTGAACGAGCGCGAAGGGCTCAGCTACATCTGGGAAGACCACTTCTACCCCGAGGTAGTAGACCCCGAGACCGGCGACCCCCTGCCCGACGGCGAGGTGGGGGTGCTGGTCTTCACCACCCTGACCAAGAAGGCCATGCCCATCCTGCGCTACTGGACGGGCGACCTGACCTACATCACCCGCGAGCCCGGCCCCTCGGGTCGCACCCACGCCCGCATGGCCCAGATCCGGGGCCGCACCGACGATATGCTGATCGTGCGGGGGGTGAACGTCTACCCTACCCAGATCGAGGCGGTGCTCAAGGAGATTCCCGAGGTGGTGCCGCACTACCAGATTGTGCTCACCCGCGAGGGCCCCATGGACGAGCTGGAGCTGAAGCTCGAGGTCGCCGAACCCTTCTTCCGTGAAATCGGGCAGAAGGTGCTTTCCGACGAGGTTATTGAGGCCGACCAGCGGCTGGCCCACCTGCGCGAGAAAGTGGCCCGGAAAATCAAGGACAACGTGGGCCTCTCGGTGAAGGTCTCGCTCATCAACCCCGGCACGGCCCCCCGCAGCGAGGGCGGCAAGCTCAAGCGGGTGGCCGACCTGCGCAAGCTGCGCTAA
- a CDS encoding VWA domain-containing protein, with protein MSFTWPAFLWLLLLIPAFIGFLAWVNRRRERTAEAFADAHLLGSVVRRPPKAHVRWPLALQLLALCLLLLAAARPVASPPLPTNKAAIVLAVDTSRSMLATDLNPNRLEAAKATARKFIELAPPTTQIGLVSFSDSASALVMPTTDRQKLLEAIERLKPAQNTSIENAIITGVRMLPGRNTLRPPAELQPPGLSQPDPLQGIPDLPLPQQAQPPANLPPGSLVILSDGASNVSSNPTLPTRTTLEVAARFAKNANVRLYTFPMGQPGGAVTQIEGRHYYIPFEPRNLEQLAQATGGKNTYPPTEEALRAIVKELGVVIRWEGTKTEVSSLLSALAAALMILAAGLSLRWQRRVP; from the coding sequence ATGAGCTTTACCTGGCCTGCTTTCTTGTGGCTGCTGCTGCTAATTCCTGCGTTTATTGGGTTCCTGGCCTGGGTCAACCGGCGACGGGAACGCACCGCCGAGGCTTTCGCCGACGCGCATTTGTTGGGTAGCGTGGTGCGCCGGCCGCCCAAGGCCCACGTGCGCTGGCCTTTGGCGCTGCAGTTGCTGGCCCTGTGCTTGCTGCTGCTTGCCGCGGCCCGTCCGGTGGCCAGTCCCCCCTTGCCGACCAATAAGGCGGCCATTGTGCTGGCAGTGGATACCTCGCGCTCCATGCTGGCCACCGACCTCAATCCCAACCGATTGGAGGCCGCCAAGGCCACCGCCCGCAAGTTTATCGAGCTGGCCCCGCCCACCACCCAGATTGGCCTGGTCAGCTTCTCCGACTCGGCCTCGGCTTTGGTGATGCCCACCACCGACCGCCAGAAGCTGCTGGAAGCCATCGAGCGGCTCAAGCCAGCCCAGAACACCTCCATCGAGAATGCCATCATCACCGGGGTGCGGATGCTGCCGGGGCGCAACACCCTCAGACCCCCTGCCGAGCTACAACCCCCCGGTCTGAGCCAGCCTGACCCCTTGCAGGGCATCCCCGATCTGCCGCTGCCCCAGCAGGCCCAGCCCCCGGCCAACCTGCCGCCGGGCAGCCTGGTGATTCTGTCGGACGGGGCCTCCAACGTGAGCAGCAATCCCACGCTGCCCACCCGCACCACCCTCGAGGTCGCGGCCCGCTTTGCCAAAAACGCCAACGTGAGGCTGTACACCTTCCCCATGGGACAGCCTGGCGGTGCGGTGACCCAGATTGAAGGGCGGCACTACTACATCCCTTTTGAACCCAGGAACCTCGAGCAGCTCGCCCAGGCCACCGGGGGGAAAAACACCTACCCACCCACCGAGGAGGCCCTCCGGGCGATTGTTAAGGAACTGGGGGTGGTCATCCGCTGGGAGGGTACCAAGACCGAGGTTTCCTCGCTGCTCTCGGCCCTGGCCGCCGCGCTGATGATTCTGGCGGCCGGGCTGAGCCTGCGCTGGCAGCGCCGGGTGCCGTAG
- a CDS encoding vWA domain-containing protein, translating to MGFLAPWNLWALLGLVALGVLYWRWRQGRSSGHVWYPGIGPMAGTNQQNIWFYLPLIGFFLALAAALLATARPTLRLMMPENLAGVILAIENGWSMRQTDIAPNRMVATQMAAKALVDKLPRHIKVGVVTFSGYGTLLLPPTTDRKAIRQAIDNLDLGGGFSFTYGLLAALEALPQTPPEGSRPGVIVLFSHGHDVSGNDPLKIADQALERGIQVHAIGVGTHGHNFDEEMLKKVADRTGGRYYPIFSASDLSKAHADLGRVLAWRPQTTEVSGLLSLLAALLLGFSLGLSAWRRRVI from the coding sequence ATGGGCTTTCTCGCACCCTGGAACCTGTGGGCCCTGCTGGGTCTGGTGGCCCTGGGTGTGCTGTACTGGCGATGGCGGCAGGGGCGCTCGAGCGGCCATGTCTGGTATCCGGGGATAGGCCCCATGGCTGGCACGAACCAGCAGAACATCTGGTTTTACCTGCCCCTGATCGGCTTTTTCCTGGCCCTGGCTGCGGCCCTTCTCGCCACCGCCCGCCCCACCCTCCGGCTGATGATGCCCGAGAACCTGGCCGGGGTGATTCTGGCGATTGAAAACGGCTGGTCTATGCGCCAGACCGATATCGCCCCCAACCGCATGGTAGCCACCCAGATGGCCGCCAAGGCCCTGGTGGATAAACTCCCCAGGCACATCAAGGTGGGGGTGGTGACCTTTTCCGGCTATGGAACCTTGCTGCTGCCGCCTACCACCGATCGCAAGGCCATTCGCCAGGCTATTGATAACCTCGACCTGGGTGGGGGCTTCTCCTTTACCTACGGACTGCTGGCCGCCCTGGAGGCCCTCCCCCAAACCCCTCCCGAGGGCTCGAGGCCCGGGGTGATTGTGCTGTTTTCGCACGGTCACGACGTTTCTGGCAACGACCCGCTCAAAATCGCCGATCAGGCCCTCGAGCGCGGCATCCAGGTACACGCCATCGGGGTGGGCACCCACGGTCACAACTTCGACGAGGAGATGCTCAAAAAAGTAGCCGACCGAACCGGGGGCCGCTACTACCCCATCTTTTCGGCCAGCGACCTGAGCAAAGCCCATGCCGACCTGGGGCGGGTGCTGGCCTGGCGCCCCCAGACCACCGAGGTTAGCGGCCTTTTGAGCTTACTGGCTGCGCTGTTGCTGGGCTTTAGCCTGGGGTTGTCGGCCTGGCGGCGACGGGTGATCTGA